One Flavobacteriales bacterium genomic window carries:
- a CDS encoding OmpA family protein, with protein MRTTYHLLAIILIAVLASSCASVKPCGESYTEMQEFFQSKKFKEAFHERDSLCERTSDLEGILEATEKDLAKTKDDLEASRKNGEKLQSDLADSKKAYDQLKLSSGAQVAGLSSDLAAKQAELDEKERLLKNREERLTMLEEIIKKQDELMNALNDRVKDALMGFSDDELSVEMRDGKVYVSMSDKLLFKSGSDAVEPKGVEALKKLAGVMKKNTDINMAIEGHTDSIPIKTNRFKDNWDLSVARATSVVRILTDDGVDPKRLVASGKGEFAPKADNSTKEGRAVNRRTEVVLSPKLNELMQLLGQYSR; from the coding sequence ATGAGAACGACTTACCATCTTTTGGCAATCATATTAATAGCAGTTCTGGCGTCTTCCTGTGCTTCGGTAAAACCGTGCGGAGAGTCTTACACGGAGATGCAGGAATTCTTCCAATCGAAGAAATTCAAGGAAGCGTTTCACGAGCGCGATTCACTCTGTGAGCGGACCTCTGATCTGGAAGGAATTCTGGAGGCCACGGAAAAAGATCTGGCCAAAACCAAAGACGATCTGGAAGCATCGCGCAAGAATGGCGAAAAGCTGCAATCTGATCTGGCAGACAGCAAGAAGGCGTATGATCAGTTGAAGTTGTCTTCGGGAGCGCAGGTGGCCGGGTTGAGCAGCGATCTTGCTGCCAAGCAAGCAGAATTGGACGAGAAAGAACGGCTGCTAAAGAACAGAGAGGAGCGGTTGACCATGCTGGAGGAGATCATCAAGAAACAGGATGAGTTGATGAACGCGCTGAACGACCGCGTGAAAGATGCGTTGATGGGGTTTTCGGATGACGAGTTGAGCGTGGAAATGCGCGATGGAAAGGTTTACGTTTCGATGAGTGACAAACTGCTTTTCAAATCGGGTAGCGATGCGGTGGAACCGAAAGGAGTGGAGGCGTTGAAGAAATTGGCCGGAGTGATGAAGAAGAACACCGACATCAACATGGCCATTGAAGGACACACGGACAGTATTCCGATCAAGACAAACCGCTTTAAGGACAACTGGGATCTGAGTGTGGCGCGGGCTACTTCCGTGGTCCGTATTCTTACCGATGATGGCGTGGATCCGAAACGTCTGGTAGCTTCCGGTAAGGGCGAGTTTGCGCCAAAGGCGGATAATTCCACGAAAGAAGGCCGTGCTGTTAACCGCAGAACGGAAGTTGTGCTTTCGCCAAAGCTCAACGAACTGATGCAGCTGCTTGGGCAGTATTCGCGCTGA
- a CDS encoding phosphatase PAP2 family protein gives MRPLKPFLLSVLLGLTILGQVYSQEAESPYNFNWKRELIYASGSGLIAAGGVFADYQIQPLTAAQINALDPYALPGLDMSAVHRWNPKADLASDIMLYGSITLPAFLMINKRARKDFLAVGFIYAETALLTLGVTELAKTAVRRPRPFVYNKDVDVSYKTDRDARLSFFSGHTSITAALCFTTAKVFSDYSDNETHKALVWTGAILFPAAVGMLRYEAGKHFPTDIIAGYIIGGTIGYLVPWLHHRKPLVKGLSIVPFSNTQKQVGVYLSYQL, from the coding sequence ATGCGTCCGCTGAAGCCGTTTCTCCTGTCTGTGTTGCTTGGCCTTACCATCCTTGGTCAGGTTTATTCCCAAGAAGCGGAAAGCCCTTACAATTTCAACTGGAAGCGTGAACTTATCTATGCCTCTGGCAGCGGGTTGATCGCTGCGGGTGGCGTTTTCGCGGATTACCAGATACAGCCGCTGACAGCTGCACAGATCAATGCACTCGACCCGTATGCGCTCCCTGGGCTTGACATGAGCGCGGTACATCGTTGGAACCCGAAGGCCGATCTGGCAAGCGATATCATGCTTTATGGCTCCATCACGCTTCCTGCGTTTTTGATGATAAACAAACGGGCGCGTAAGGATTTCCTTGCCGTGGGTTTCATCTATGCCGAAACGGCTTTGCTTACGCTTGGCGTGACCGAATTGGCCAAAACGGCCGTGAGAAGGCCTCGGCCGTTCGTTTACAATAAGGATGTGGACGTGTCGTACAAGACCGACCGAGATGCGCGGCTTTCCTTCTTCTCTGGCCACACCTCCATAACGGCCGCCCTCTGCTTCACCACGGCCAAGGTGTTTTCCGATTACTCAGACAACGAAACGCACAAAGCCTTGGTCTGGACTGGCGCGATCCTCTTCCCCGCTGCGGTAGGTATGCTGCGCTATGAGGCTGGAAAACACTTCCCCACAGACATCATTGCAGGCTACATCATTGGTGGAACCATTGGCTACCTGGTGCCTTGGCTGCACCACCGAAAACCGCTGGTGAAAGGGTTGAGCATCGTTCCTTTTTCGAATACACAGAAGCAAGTGGGTGTTTATCTTAGCTACCAACTATGA